The following proteins come from a genomic window of Yinghuangia sp. ASG 101:
- the rpsN gene encoding 30S ribosomal protein S14, translated as MAKKSKIAKNDRRRAIVARYAERRAHLKEILRSPRSTDAERTAALRELRRHPRDASATRVRNRDSVDGRPRGHLRTFGLSRVRFREQAHAGYLPGIRKASW; from the coding sequence ATGGCCAAGAAGAGCAAGATCGCCAAGAACGACCGCCGCCGCGCGATCGTCGCCCGGTACGCGGAACGCCGCGCTCATCTCAAGGAAATCCTCCGCAGCCCCCGCTCGACCGACGCCGAACGCACCGCCGCCCTGCGGGAGTTGCGCCGACACCCGCGCGACGCGAGCGCCACACGGGTGCGCAACCGCGATTCGGTCGACGGCCGCCCGCGCGGCCACCTGCGCACCTTCGGCCTGTCCCGCGTCAGATTCCGCGAGCAAGCCCACGCCGGATACCTCCCGGGCATCCGCAAGGCCAGTTGGTAA
- a CDS encoding LacI family DNA-binding transcriptional regulator yields the protein MTARERGSRGAGVPSRSATIYDVAKAAGVATSTVSRALTRPGRVSAHTAAHIRRVAAELGYHANPLGPGLRTGRTSMLALVVSDVTNPVYTEIIAGAQSAATEAGYILVLIDAQESDRYELGGLERALPAVEGVILAGTRLSDAAIGEAAGNRPVVVLNRDVADVPGILLDSEHGMRAIVEHLSTLGHRTLTYIGGPQASRVDGARWRGLLDAARDLGCTARRSGPYTPTVRGGQQAAEALWGALPTAVVAYNDQLAIGFMLALQHRGVRVPEHVSVVGFDNVLPAQIVTPALTTVGAPLRTQGRAAVNAVLTAMKNPAAVLRRPITLPVKLVIRDSTGPPRPG from the coding sequence GTGACTGCTCGTGAGCGCGGCTCCCGTGGTGCGGGCGTTCCGTCGAGGTCGGCGACGATCTATGACGTCGCCAAGGCCGCAGGCGTGGCCACCTCCACGGTGTCGCGGGCATTGACGCGCCCCGGCCGCGTCAGCGCCCACACCGCCGCGCACATCCGCCGGGTCGCGGCCGAACTCGGATACCACGCCAATCCGCTCGGCCCCGGGCTTCGCACCGGCCGGACCTCCATGCTCGCCCTGGTGGTCTCCGATGTGACCAACCCGGTCTACACCGAGATCATCGCAGGTGCGCAGTCCGCCGCCACCGAAGCCGGATACATCCTGGTTCTCATCGACGCCCAGGAATCGGACCGGTACGAACTCGGCGGCCTGGAACGGGCCCTGCCCGCAGTCGAGGGAGTGATCCTGGCGGGGACGAGGCTGTCGGATGCGGCGATCGGCGAGGCGGCCGGGAACCGCCCAGTCGTGGTCCTCAACCGCGATGTCGCCGATGTTCCGGGCATCCTGCTCGACAGCGAGCACGGCATGCGCGCGATCGTGGAGCACCTGAGCACGCTGGGCCACCGCACACTCACCTACATCGGCGGCCCGCAGGCGTCCCGGGTCGACGGTGCTCGCTGGCGCGGGCTGCTCGACGCCGCCCGCGACCTCGGGTGCACGGCCCGGCGGAGTGGCCCGTACACCCCCACGGTCCGGGGCGGACAGCAGGCTGCCGAAGCGCTGTGGGGTGCGCTGCCGACGGCGGTCGTCGCCTACAACGACCAGCTCGCCATCGGTTTCATGCTCGCCCTGCAACATCGCGGCGTCCGCGTGCCCGAACACGTCAGCGTCGTCGGGTTCGACAACGTCCTCCCCGCGCAGATCGTCACCCCCGCGCTCACCACCGTCGGCGCGCCACTGCGCACACAAGGCCGAGCCGCGGTCAACGCGGTGCTCACCGCCATGAAAAACCCCGCGGCTGTTTTGCGAAGACCCATCACCCTGCCGGTCAAACTCGTCATCCGCGATTCCACGGGGCCACCACGCCCGGGATAA
- a CDS encoding MFS transporter, with the protein MPRTASPYRPSGVAAPEANRHTTATLAAAVLGFFVITLDATIVNVALPSIRDALGGGITGLQWVVDAYTLMFAALLLSAGALSDRIGARKAFAGGLTLFVVASAACGLAPSLPVLIAARGVQGIGAAVAMPTSMALVRQAFPDPARRARAVGVWAMGGAMAAAAGPVLGGLLSLASWRMIFWINLPVGIVTLVLLSRTPHSPTRPAPFDWIGQITAVLAMGGLTFGAIEAGDAGFTAPQVPASLGIAVVALAAFITAQAKVSHPMVPLTLLRSPTVVVATGIGFAFMVGFYGLPFLFSLYFQQQHGLSALGAGIAFLPMMLLSACLTPFSARIAERTGPRVPIIAGLTLIAAGSVALAVAPASTPVWASALLLVPVGMAGPLVMPPTTALLLDAVPSEQTGTAGGVFNTSRQIGGALAVAVFGALISAPAGFQHGLRVSLAAAAAVALLAALAALHMGTASPRDA; encoded by the coding sequence ATGCCCCGCACTGCTTCGCCGTACCGGCCGTCGGGGGTGGCCGCGCCCGAGGCGAACCGGCACACCACGGCAACGCTGGCCGCCGCCGTCCTCGGCTTCTTCGTGATCACCCTCGACGCGACCATCGTGAACGTCGCCCTGCCCTCGATCCGTGACGCGCTGGGCGGGGGGATCACCGGCCTTCAGTGGGTGGTCGACGCCTACACGCTGATGTTCGCGGCACTGCTGCTGTCCGCCGGGGCTCTCTCGGACCGGATCGGCGCGCGCAAGGCGTTCGCCGGCGGCCTGACCCTGTTCGTCGTCGCGTCTGCGGCTTGCGGCCTGGCCCCGTCGCTGCCGGTGCTCATCGCCGCGCGCGGGGTGCAGGGCATCGGTGCGGCCGTTGCCATGCCCACCTCGATGGCGCTGGTGCGCCAGGCGTTTCCCGACCCGGCCCGCCGGGCGCGCGCGGTGGGGGTGTGGGCCATGGGCGGAGCCATGGCTGCCGCCGCAGGCCCGGTACTCGGCGGACTGCTGAGCCTCGCCTCCTGGCGGATGATCTTCTGGATCAACCTGCCGGTGGGGATCGTGACCCTGGTGCTGCTGTCCCGCACCCCGCACTCGCCGACCCGGCCCGCGCCGTTCGACTGGATCGGTCAGATCACCGCCGTCCTCGCGATGGGCGGCCTGACCTTCGGGGCGATCGAGGCCGGCGACGCCGGGTTCACCGCCCCGCAGGTGCCTGCCTCATTGGGAATCGCGGTCGTCGCGCTGGCCGCGTTCATCACGGCGCAGGCCAAGGTGAGCCATCCGATGGTGCCGCTCACCCTGCTCCGCTCGCCGACCGTGGTCGTCGCCACCGGCATCGGGTTCGCGTTCATGGTCGGTTTCTACGGCCTGCCGTTCCTGTTCTCCCTGTACTTCCAGCAACAGCACGGCCTGTCCGCGCTGGGCGCCGGCATCGCGTTCCTGCCGATGATGCTGCTCAGCGCCTGCCTGACCCCGTTCTCCGCGCGCATCGCCGAGCGCACGGGCCCGCGCGTCCCGATCATCGCCGGGCTGACCCTGATCGCGGCCGGCTCGGTCGCCCTCGCCGTGGCCCCCGCCTCGACCCCGGTGTGGGCGAGCGCGCTGCTGCTCGTTCCGGTCGGCATGGCAGGCCCGCTGGTGATGCCCCCGACCACCGCCCTCCTCCTGGACGCCGTCCCCTCCGAGCAGACCGGCACCGCCGGCGGGGTGTTCAACACCAGCCGCCAAATCGGCGGCGCCCTGGCCGTGGCCGTCTTCGGCGCACTGATCTCCGCCCCGGCCGGATTCCAGCACGGCCTGCGCGTCAGCCTCGCCGCGGCCGCGGCTGTGGCACTCCTCGCCGCCCTGGCCGCCCTCCACATGGGTACCGCCTCACCCCGCGACGCCTGA
- a CDS encoding LacI family DNA-binding transcriptional regulator, whose amino-acid sequence MSERRVTASDVARSLGVSRATVGFVFDSVRSGLVAPATRERVLAEAERLGYRPHATAQALARGSNRLVLFVLPDWPVGEALRGYLDGAEAELEQAGYTTIAWRRRADAKVRPLWEVLDPDVVVPISGLGEDDLAYFRRPGSPRLYPDHEAAMNPEAMPSFRLGAALQVDHLHELGHTRLAFVGPVNPRIAALVKARAAETRASAERVGCRLVDERLLEGPGEAAVAAVREWRAAGVTGVVANSDVSAAVVVGAALTAGIAVPGELAVIGYGDNPVSRLFVPALSTVRLDEAELGRHIAQRVLRLLGGDRDVAPPPEDEAVVVRRAST is encoded by the coding sequence ATGAGTGAGCGGCGGGTGACCGCGAGCGATGTCGCACGGTCGCTGGGGGTGTCCCGGGCGACGGTGGGCTTCGTCTTCGACAGCGTCCGCAGCGGGCTTGTCGCGCCGGCCACGCGTGAGCGGGTGCTGGCCGAGGCCGAACGGTTGGGGTACCGGCCGCACGCGACAGCGCAGGCGCTCGCCCGGGGAAGCAACCGCCTTGTGCTTTTCGTCCTCCCGGACTGGCCGGTGGGCGAGGCCCTGCGGGGCTACCTGGATGGGGCCGAGGCCGAGTTGGAACAGGCCGGGTACACGACAATCGCCTGGAGGCGCCGGGCTGACGCCAAGGTTCGCCCGTTGTGGGAGGTCCTCGACCCGGACGTCGTCGTGCCGATCTCCGGGCTCGGTGAAGACGACCTCGCGTACTTCCGGCGGCCGGGCTCGCCGCGCCTGTACCCCGACCATGAGGCCGCCATGAACCCCGAGGCCATGCCGAGTTTTCGGCTCGGCGCCGCGCTGCAAGTGGACCATCTGCACGAACTGGGCCACACGCGTCTGGCGTTCGTCGGCCCGGTCAATCCTCGGATCGCCGCACTGGTGAAGGCACGCGCGGCCGAGACACGCGCGAGCGCCGAGCGGGTCGGGTGCCGTCTCGTCGACGAGCGGCTGCTCGAAGGTCCAGGCGAGGCCGCCGTCGCGGCGGTGCGCGAGTGGCGGGCCGCAGGTGTCACCGGTGTGGTGGCGAACAGCGATGTGTCCGCCGCGGTCGTGGTCGGCGCGGCGCTGACCGCCGGGATCGCGGTGCCGGGTGAACTCGCGGTCATCGGGTACGGCGACAACCCGGTCTCGCGTCTGTTCGTCCCTGCGCTGAGCACAGTCCGGCTGGACGAGGCCGAACTCGGGCGGCACATCGCCCAACGGGTGCTGCGCCTACTCGGCGGGGACCGGGACGTCGCCCCTCCGCCCGAGGACGAGGCCGTCGTCGTGCGCCGCGCGAGCACCTGA
- the rpsR gene encoding 30S ribosomal protein S18 codes for MPRFGAAPLKPRRNPLDAAGITYVDYKDTDLLRRFISDRGKIRSRRVTGLSVQQQRDVARAVKNAREMALLPYTSAPAGTPRAKR; via the coding sequence ATGCCCCGCTTCGGCGCCGCCCCGCTCAAACCCCGCAGGAACCCGCTCGACGCCGCGGGCATCACCTACGTCGATTACAAGGACACCGACCTGCTGCGGCGGTTCATCTCCGACCGCGGCAAGATCCGCAGCCGCCGCGTGACCGGCCTTTCCGTGCAGCAGCAGCGCGACGTCGCCCGGGCGGTCAAGAACGCCCGCGAGATGGCCTTGCTGCCCTACACCTCCGCGCCGGCCGGCACCCCTCGGGCCAAGCGGTGA
- the rpmB gene encoding 50S ribosomal protein L28, translated as MSAHCQVTGKKPAFGNAISHSHRRTRRRFDPNIQRKRYWLASEGRYVTLTLSAKGIKTVDRRGIEAVVAAIRARGEKI; from the coding sequence ATGTCCGCACACTGCCAAGTCACCGGCAAAAAGCCGGCGTTCGGCAACGCCATCTCACATTCGCACCGGCGTACCCGGCGCCGGTTCGACCCCAACATCCAGCGCAAGCGCTACTGGCTGGCGTCCGAAGGGCGGTACGTCACCCTCACGCTCAGCGCCAAAGGCATCAAGACCGTCGACCGGCGCGGCATCGAAGCCGTCGTCGCCGCGATCCGGGCACGCGGGGAGAAGATCTGA
- a CDS encoding ABC transporter substrate-binding protein, whose amino-acid sequence MPTQSRSRRIRRYTPVAALTSCVLLATAACGGADKPAAGTDTLALAVLGAPNSFQVAQLSDGQPSYVWGSVYDTLLCTDNKGQIQPNAAESWAYTDAGRTLTLKLRTGMKFSNGHVVNAAGVKASLDYVRATPGSVQSSLEAIESIEAPDDVTVVLKLKYADASLVPALTLSAGAIADPATMKDPSAALNPVGSGPYILDKAATVNGSTYVLKKRDDYWNKDAYPFETVNIKVMADRTAAVNALQAGQLNAGTVETTQIDQVKSAGFGVTPVSATSVGTLVLLDRDGAVVKPLADVRVRQAINMAFDRQKIVTQFLRGAGQPTEQIVNPKSPVYDPALDTTYPYDPAGAKKLLAEAGYPDGFSVTMPSLYYTKPFEPTIGQALKDIGINVTWEPVPPQNNNIALTSGKYAMYFTADGLGSFPYDAKKYFSPDGSRNPFHTTNPEISGLLLAASSEQDQAKATEAFRKLNAYGTKNAWYAPVFFVGTSWVTKAGITYLGDGSSTTSTIRAFGVSS is encoded by the coding sequence ATGCCCACACAGTCAAGATCCCGCCGCATCCGCCGGTACACCCCGGTCGCGGCCCTCACCTCCTGCGTCCTGCTGGCGACGGCAGCGTGCGGCGGCGCGGACAAGCCCGCCGCGGGCACCGACACGCTGGCATTGGCCGTGCTGGGTGCTCCCAACTCCTTCCAGGTGGCCCAGCTTTCGGACGGGCAGCCGTCGTACGTGTGGGGCTCGGTGTACGACACGCTCCTGTGCACCGACAACAAGGGCCAGATACAGCCGAACGCGGCGGAGAGTTGGGCCTACACGGACGCCGGGCGCACGCTGACCCTCAAGCTGCGCACCGGCATGAAGTTCAGCAACGGCCACGTGGTCAACGCGGCCGGGGTGAAGGCGAGCCTGGACTACGTCCGCGCCACACCCGGCTCGGTCCAGAGTTCTCTTGAGGCGATCGAGTCGATCGAGGCTCCCGACGACGTCACCGTCGTCCTCAAGCTCAAGTACGCGGATGCGTCCCTGGTGCCCGCGTTGACGCTGTCGGCCGGCGCGATCGCCGATCCGGCGACGATGAAGGACCCGAGCGCGGCCCTGAACCCGGTCGGGTCGGGCCCGTACATCCTCGACAAGGCCGCGACGGTGAACGGCTCCACGTACGTGCTCAAGAAGCGCGACGACTATTGGAACAAGGACGCCTACCCGTTCGAGACCGTCAACATCAAGGTGATGGCGGACCGCACCGCCGCGGTCAACGCGCTGCAGGCCGGTCAACTCAACGCCGGCACCGTCGAGACCACCCAGATCGACCAGGTCAAGAGCGCCGGCTTCGGCGTCACCCCGGTCTCGGCGACCTCGGTCGGCACCCTGGTCCTGCTGGACCGGGACGGTGCGGTCGTCAAACCGCTCGCCGACGTGCGCGTGCGCCAGGCGATCAACATGGCCTTCGACCGGCAGAAGATCGTCACCCAGTTCCTGCGGGGCGCGGGACAGCCCACCGAGCAGATCGTCAACCCCAAGAGCCCCGTGTACGACCCGGCACTGGACACCACCTACCCGTACGACCCGGCAGGCGCGAAGAAACTGCTGGCCGAGGCCGGCTACCCCGACGGGTTCTCCGTGACGATGCCGAGCCTGTACTACACCAAGCCCTTCGAGCCGACCATCGGCCAGGCCCTGAAGGACATCGGGATCAACGTCACCTGGGAACCGGTGCCGCCGCAGAACAACAACATCGCACTGACCTCCGGCAAGTACGCGATGTACTTCACCGCCGACGGCCTGGGCTCCTTCCCGTACGACGCCAAGAAGTACTTCTCGCCCGACGGCAGCCGCAACCCGTTCCACACCACGAACCCCGAGATCTCCGGCCTCCTCCTCGCGGCATCCAGCGAACAAGACCAGGCGAAAGCGACCGAGGCGTTCAGGAAACTCAACGCCTACGGCACCAAGAACGCCTGGTACGCCCCGGTCTTCTTCGTGGGAACGTCCTGGGTGACCAAGGCCGGCATCACCTACCTCGGTGACGGCTCGTCCACCACGTCCACCATCCGGGCCTTCGGAGTATCGAGCTGA
- a CDS encoding class I SAM-dependent methyltransferase codes for MTDLSGKDGYAVNAQYYDLIFPAEQRDRITTGLRALLPGSNRIVEIGSGTGLFTAVLVEQLSDDGELFAVEPSAVMRAALATRLSGLDNPPVTILPEDAITAQVPEPFDAVVMLHMLTHLTGTDRNAAWRHWVPRLRPGGLVITDEQFPQEPTDIPPSVILGRTLGRRRYDTVSQARTEGDGMVWTVTYRVHEEDALVTQDQVSFPSVVVSHATIDTELRAADCQPVPDAPEGIWAWRKSDTNPT; via the coding sequence ATGACCGACCTCTCCGGCAAAGACGGCTACGCCGTCAACGCCCAGTACTACGACCTGATCTTCCCTGCGGAGCAGCGCGACCGAATCACCACCGGCCTCCGCGCCCTCCTCCCCGGAAGCAACCGCATCGTCGAAATCGGGTCGGGTACCGGCCTGTTCACGGCCGTCCTGGTGGAACAGCTCTCCGACGACGGCGAGTTGTTCGCCGTCGAGCCGTCGGCGGTCATGCGGGCGGCTCTGGCAACGCGCCTTTCCGGCCTGGACAACCCGCCGGTGACGATCCTCCCTGAAGACGCCATCACCGCCCAGGTCCCCGAACCCTTCGACGCCGTGGTCATGTTGCACATGCTCACCCACCTCACAGGCACCGACCGCAACGCGGCGTGGCGCCACTGGGTACCGCGTCTGCGGCCGGGCGGACTGGTGATCACCGACGAGCAATTCCCGCAGGAACCCACCGACATCCCGCCGTCCGTCATACTCGGACGCACCCTCGGCCGCCGCCGCTACGACACCGTCTCCCAGGCCCGCACCGAGGGGGACGGCATGGTGTGGACCGTCACCTACCGCGTACACGAAGAAGACGCGCTGGTCACGCAGGACCAGGTCTCCTTCCCCTCCGTCGTCGTCTCGCACGCCACCATCGACACCGAATTGCGCGCCGCCGACTGCCAACCGGTCCCGGACGCCCCCGAGGGCATCTGGGCCTGGCGCAAATCCGACACCAATCCGACCTGA
- a CDS encoding GTP-binding protein has protein sequence MTVTERPAADARLPVTVLSGFLGAGKTTLLNHVLGNTDGLRVAVIVNDMSEVNIDAALVAGSGALTRTDERLVELTNGCICCTLREDLLDEVARLARAERFDYLLVESTGVSEPMPVAATFSFARDDGADLTALARLDTMVTVVDASAFPQDVASGDDLAERGLAAYEDDDRTVSDLLVDQVEFADVIVLSKTDLVDTAREQRLHATLRRLNPLARIVRGDKGAVPLDQVLGTGLFDVARAEQAPGWVAELNGDPHVPETEEYGITSLVFRDSRPFHPRRLWDLLTGDLGNGLFGDILRSKGFFRLATRPSVTGTWSQAGPVARFEPAGTADADVPAGQELVFIGTDLRHEPLRAALGDCLLAPGEPAPGPADDPFPAWDTPSHPHA, from the coding sequence GTGACCGTCACCGAGCGACCTGCCGCCGATGCCCGCCTGCCCGTGACCGTGCTGTCGGGGTTCCTCGGCGCGGGCAAGACGACCCTCCTCAACCATGTGCTCGGCAACACCGACGGGCTACGCGTCGCGGTCATCGTCAACGACATGAGCGAGGTCAACATCGACGCCGCCCTGGTCGCGGGCTCCGGCGCGCTGACCCGCACCGACGAACGCCTCGTCGAACTGACCAACGGATGCATCTGCTGCACCCTGCGCGAAGACCTGCTGGACGAAGTCGCCCGTCTGGCCCGCGCCGAGCGCTTCGACTACCTGCTCGTCGAGTCGACCGGCGTCTCGGAACCGATGCCGGTCGCGGCGACGTTCTCGTTCGCCCGCGACGACGGCGCCGACCTGACCGCACTCGCGCGCCTGGACACCATGGTCACCGTGGTCGATGCGTCCGCGTTTCCCCAGGACGTCGCCTCGGGGGACGATTTGGCCGAACGCGGCCTGGCAGCGTACGAAGACGACGACCGCACAGTCAGCGACCTGCTCGTCGACCAGGTCGAGTTCGCCGACGTCATCGTGCTCTCGAAGACCGATCTGGTCGACACCGCCCGCGAGCAACGCCTCCACGCCACGCTGCGCAGACTCAACCCCCTCGCGCGGATCGTCCGCGGCGACAAGGGCGCCGTTCCGCTCGACCAGGTCCTCGGCACCGGGCTGTTCGACGTGGCCAGGGCCGAACAGGCGCCGGGCTGGGTCGCGGAACTCAACGGGGACCCCCACGTCCCGGAGACCGAGGAATACGGCATCACGAGCCTCGTCTTCCGCGACTCCCGCCCGTTCCACCCCCGGCGGCTGTGGGACCTGCTCACCGGAGACCTCGGGAACGGCCTGTTCGGAGACATCCTCCGGTCCAAGGGCTTCTTCCGCCTCGCCACCCGACCCTCCGTCACCGGGACGTGGTCGCAGGCCGGACCGGTCGCGCGCTTCGAACCGGCCGGCACCGCCGACGCGGACGTTCCAGCCGGTCAGGAACTCGTGTTCATCGGCACGGACTTGCGCCACGAACCCCTCCGCGCCGCACTCGGCGACTGCCTGCTCGCCCCCGGCGAGCCGGCCCCCGGCCCGGCAGACGACCCGTTCCCCGCATGGGACACGCCCTCGCACCCCCACGCGTAA
- a CDS encoding helix-turn-helix transcriptional regulator: MPTDAVREDIRRFLTSRRARLTPQQAGLPDFGGRRRVSGLRRSEVAQLAAISVEYYTRLERGNVGGVSEEILDSLANALRLDDVERAHLAALVRAAGTSHRAGDRDGKASHIRPSVRQVLDAMTGAAAFVRNAHLDVLATNRLARALYREALDTTDLPPNLARFVFLDPRARRFYRDWERIAHDAVGSLRTEAARTPHNTDLADLIDELTAHSTEFAAHWDAHDVEYYRSGQQHFHHPDVGDLDLDYDALEIPADPGLTIVTYSIAATAPHAPAFMRLREHAAPLTHTAGPPGTPPGSSRPDAPTG; this comes from the coding sequence GTGCCGACCGACGCCGTCCGCGAGGACATCCGCCGCTTCCTCACCAGTCGTCGCGCCCGTCTCACCCCGCAGCAGGCCGGCCTGCCCGACTTCGGCGGGCGGCGTCGGGTCAGTGGTCTGCGGCGTTCCGAGGTCGCGCAGCTCGCCGCGATCAGTGTCGAGTACTACACCCGCCTCGAACGCGGGAACGTCGGGGGAGTCTCGGAGGAGATCCTCGACAGCCTCGCCAACGCCCTCCGGCTCGACGACGTCGAACGCGCCCACCTGGCCGCCCTCGTCCGTGCCGCCGGCACGTCCCACCGCGCCGGCGACCGCGACGGCAAGGCCTCACACATCCGCCCCAGCGTCCGGCAAGTCCTCGACGCCATGACCGGAGCCGCCGCGTTCGTCCGCAACGCCCACCTGGACGTCCTGGCCACCAACCGGCTCGCCCGCGCCCTGTACCGCGAAGCCCTCGACACTACCGACCTGCCCCCGAACCTGGCCCGCTTCGTCTTCCTCGACCCGCGCGCCCGCCGTTTCTACCGCGACTGGGAGCGCATCGCCCACGACGCCGTCGGCAGCCTGCGCACCGAAGCCGCCCGCACGCCCCACAACACGGACCTCGCCGACCTCATCGACGAACTCACCGCCCACAGCACCGAATTCGCCGCGCACTGGGACGCCCACGACGTCGAGTACTACCGCAGCGGACAGCAACACTTCCACCATCCCGACGTCGGCGACTTGGACCTCGACTACGACGCCCTCGAAATCCCCGCCGACCCCGGCCTGACCATCGTCACCTACTCGATCGCCGCCACCGCGCCACACGCCCCCGCGTTCATGCGGCTCCGCGAACACGCCGCCCCCCTCACGCACACCGCGGGACCACCCGGCACTCCCCCGGGAAGCAGCCGCCCGGACGCGCCGACAGGGTAG
- a CDS encoding carboxylesterase/lipase family protein — translation MNPNSAPPVVDTTYGQLRGTAVAPGGAVFAGIPYAAPPTGPRRFRPPQPPSPWTGVRDAITFPAAPPQRSRAGSTDDQRAPAGGSGKADAEGGLPPAAALMVAARALSIDTSEDCLYLNVWTPEPGGRRPVLVWFYGGGLESGSASPPMTDGAALSRQTGAVVVTANYRVGALGWLYPAGSDREDWATGANLGLQDQAAALHWVRDNITAFGGDPGNVTIGGGSAGARSVSALLTLPAAAGTFHKAILHSRSTGRVTTPEAATAITKAVFSAVGVKDMAGIAEVPLDRLLAAQRTVIESDVATRCLPGGRRWDIVLDGTIVERDPFEAVAAGAAAHIPLLIGANRDEFTIFAALGTNYTPRDESALLTQMSLVGVRDPGRLLEAYRARIRSAAAQGSDSAPGNGTEDLAALRTLFLADAVYRIPAAELARAQAAAGGRAYSYLFSGTPLGERSGAYHGSDAMYTFDKLARLGIDNLEHRAIRDTLTGAWASFLATGDPGWPAHDTLPTPDRTRQIGGDTDWITEPAPDIADCWAGHL, via the coding sequence ATGAACCCGAACAGCGCACCCCCGGTCGTGGACACGACGTACGGACAACTGCGCGGAACCGCGGTCGCCCCGGGTGGCGCCGTCTTCGCCGGAATTCCGTACGCCGCCCCACCCACTGGGCCCCGGCGGTTCCGCCCCCCGCAACCGCCGAGCCCGTGGACCGGTGTCCGCGACGCGATCACTTTTCCCGCCGCCCCACCCCAACGCAGCCGCGCCGGGTCGACGGACGATCAGCGCGCCCCCGCCGGCGGATCCGGGAAAGCGGATGCCGAAGGAGGGCTTCCCCCCGCTGCCGCGTTGATGGTGGCCGCTCGAGCGCTCAGCATCGACACCTCGGAAGACTGCCTGTACCTCAACGTGTGGACACCCGAACCGGGCGGACGTCGCCCCGTGTTGGTGTGGTTCTACGGAGGCGGCCTCGAAAGCGGCTCGGCGTCCCCGCCGATGACGGACGGCGCGGCCCTGTCCCGGCAGACCGGAGCCGTCGTCGTTACCGCCAACTACCGTGTCGGGGCGCTGGGATGGCTCTATCCCGCCGGCTCCGACCGCGAGGACTGGGCCACCGGCGCCAACCTCGGCCTGCAGGACCAAGCGGCAGCGCTCCACTGGGTGCGCGACAACATCACGGCGTTCGGCGGTGACCCCGGCAACGTCACCATCGGGGGTGGATCCGCCGGCGCGCGCTCGGTCAGTGCGCTGCTCACCCTTCCCGCCGCGGCCGGCACCTTCCACAAGGCGATCCTGCACAGCCGCAGCACCGGCCGCGTCACCACACCCGAAGCCGCTACCGCCATCACCAAAGCCGTGTTCTCGGCAGTCGGCGTCAAGGACATGGCCGGCATCGCCGAAGTGCCCCTTGACCGGCTGCTCGCGGCCCAGCGCACCGTGATCGAGTCCGACGTCGCCACCCGATGCCTGCCCGGCGGACGCCGGTGGGACATCGTCCTCGACGGCACCATCGTCGAACGTGACCCGTTCGAAGCCGTCGCCGCGGGTGCCGCCGCGCACATCCCCCTGCTCATCGGCGCCAACCGCGACGAATTCACGATCTTCGCCGCACTTGGCACCAACTACACACCCCGCGACGAGTCCGCGCTGCTCACCCAGATGAGCTTGGTCGGGGTACGCGATCCGGGGCGCCTGCTGGAGGCGTACCGCGCCCGCATACGCTCCGCCGCCGCCCAAGGCAGCGATTCCGCACCCGGAAACGGCACGGAAGACCTGGCCGCGTTGCGGACGCTTTTCCTGGCCGACGCCGTCTACCGGATCCCGGCGGCAGAACTGGCTCGGGCACAGGCGGCCGCGGGCGGCCGCGCGTACTCCTACCTGTTCTCCGGCACGCCGCTCGGCGAGCGAAGCGGCGCCTACCACGGCTCCGATGCGATGTACACCTTCGACAAGCTCGCGCGCCTGGGCATCGACAACCTTGAACACCGCGCCATCCGCGACACACTCACCGGCGCCTGGGCCTCTTTCCTCGCCACCGGCGACCCCGGGTGGCCCGCCCACGACACGCTCCCCACCCCGGACCGCACCCGCCAGATCGGCGGCGACACCGACTGGATCACCGAACCCGCCCCGGACATCGCGGACTGCTGGGCCGGCCACCTCTAG
- the rpmF gene encoding 50S ribosomal protein L32, which produces MAVPKRRMSRANTRSRRAQWKATTPDLVPITLDGREHLVPRRLIRAYERGLITPRD; this is translated from the coding sequence ATGGCCGTTCCCAAACGCCGCATGTCCCGCGCCAACACCCGCAGCCGCCGAGCGCAATGGAAGGCGACGACACCCGACCTCGTCCCCATCACGCTCGACGGACGCGAACACCTCGTCCCCCGCCGACTCATCCGCGCCTACGAACGCGGCCTGATCACCCCCCGCGACTGA